A DNA window from Labrus mixtus chromosome 4, fLabMix1.1, whole genome shotgun sequence contains the following coding sequences:
- the LOC132972340 gene encoding serine/threonine-protein kinase WNK1-like isoform X1 — translation MSVKPDDKMVKFLAPPQKSGNGPSSGSDSMVSECRPTEVRRRHHTMERDRCNPEHRFLRRSVISDSNATALALPLPSKIPIPAPQRVQLREAVPQRQQATVSSHLPRAEPSSAHNEVSAVSGGGQERKDIKIAKVNVVPSEQEPAIVQDICDGEVVVSAHSSPRLGTEVQSQTEPESTAEVKEHHGEEGEEEDKSAKARAEAEQREAEKRVQDDIEEAETKAVGTSPDGRFLKFDIEIGRGSFKTVYKGLDTETTVEVAWCELQDRKLSKTERQRFKEEAGMLNGLQHPNIVRFYDSWEGPSKGRKCIVLVTELMTSGTLKTYLKRFKVMKIKVLRSWCRQILKGLHFLHTRAPPIIHRDLKCDNIFITGPTGSVKIGDLGLATLKRASFAKSVIGTPEFMAPEMYEEKYDESVDVYAFGMCMLEMATSEYPYSECQNAAQIYRRVTSGVKPGSFDKVAIPEVKEIIEGCIRQNKDERYSIKDLLNHAFFQEDTGVRVELAEEDDGEMEAIKLWLRIEDVKKLKGKYKDNEAIEFSFDLNKDVPEVVAQEMVESGYVFEGDHKTIAKAIKDRVSLISRKRAQRQQVREDQQKRILEEEQQSQIPPAQPTGQLTSTEVPHPQPIPQPIPQPIPQSTYVPPQPTQHSPQISAQPASQQSLPSANYSTPQSTQLTGMPQGVPYVPHSTGQVPASVQGQSVAPVQPESEEPETDQPHHTGGDRLPGSSVLHETQPPQTGIPFNPSPSQHHQPQVSGPLSQNDQTQQQQLSVVQPQIQAAQLEVVPVAPSGQSVPAATPQYGVYYQSSLPPQIPPQQVIMPPSSQPSPPQQQQHPESSNSLQNIILPQSAALQAPVSVSQSSSAEQPAGSSAVVHPFVESCLSDAASGLSDGNDGSSTSGGRHEGRSLKRHQRRSVRSRSRHDKTARAKLNVLSISNVGDRVAECQLETHNRKMVTFKFDLDGDNPEEIAQIMVESEFILESERESFIEQVREVIEMADEKGEGMKEGFPQISNQQQQTELSVPMLPGISPSTTAQVVHSAGRRFIVSPVPESRLREQFFGATSANTSFGDELPAPMALGLSLSAPSGTLQQAFNKVKQERLERGNTIDPPATEQQPETKPSNEAALDPNSNNVPPPQEAAASTASSTFPAASLLPSSTGRVSPLPVSAQSQTPAPVINDTSPSPQSLGESAPAQLLPAANLPPSSSTLSPPSVPTSVPSVPVPQSSGGSVSAPSVAANSPSSTGTVPSSEQQPFNGAATSSQPMNSSIHAPQNTTPQGQPVPPPSQSQVQPQPTETEGAELQNKTGGDDIQALDKKLRSLFKDQSSASMDPSQTTGTSSPPTGTCSPPPGAALLPPSNLPLSSGVQGVLGPSTTPGGHAQTPPTKPRAQTLPSGFDQAATPPSDLVPPFPGPNQVQPLGNLDAELRRALSPETVQGGNRVQTPAAGFTLGRFQVSVATDGASHRAPGPSSLVSSSSLTPSSTSSSSSSTSSSEPSSPENTLHRSSSLSKEVCETDAVNRAQTATDGPPNQPTTIGRFQVSTSSNATSEPTAGSKVGRFSVTVTPAPPAGSSPPHGSGVQNGPSSSPSDAHNTHPHYSSDNDDDSENEDEALQKEISRLREKHMMEIQALQTRQKEEIESLFSKMGKPPPPSVIAPAVAMAGGRRRRKSHKSARSSGQPSPNHSGSPISPSLYGSQSSAKHTSPSASMASQEAGIRSTMQSLRSSPSMPSLSSCSTVSSETGSTNGSNHCQNHSTSLTQASGPTPSVSHTQKGKGTFTDDLHQLVDNWARDAKSLSQVKRCPRTGAQSALGHEIIPPANMGRKFSAPGYLCPTLPSPSNTTSTTSSTSHHQNTTNPAVAVGPRKGSLGPVAQSFGYTSTPYSGSQWAGPTSTGQVSMLNPPQPLTQYQPPTTAPVSMHQSYHIGATPAPQKSVAPGGSNLRPT, via the exons ATGTCGGTGAAGCCAGACGACAAAATGGTGAAGTTCCTGGCTCCCCCGCAGAAGAGTGGAAATGGCCCCAGTTCTGGTTCAGATTCGATGGTGAGTGAATGCCGGCCGACAGAAGTGAGACGCCGGCATCACACCATGGAGCGTGACCGATGTAACCCTGAACACCGCTTCCTACGCCGCAGTGTCATCAGTGATTCCAATGCAACAGCATTAGCCCTACCTTTACCCAGCAAGATCCCCATCCCTGCACCTCAAAGGGTTCAGTTACGGGAAGCGGTCCCCCAGCGGCAACAAGCGACTGTCTCCTCTCATTTGCCTAGGGCTGAACCAAGTTCAGCTCATAACGAGGTGTCTGCTGTTAGTGGAGGAggacaagaaagaaaagatataAAAATAGCCAAGGTGAACGTAGTGCCTTCAGAGCAGGAGCCTGCCATTGTACAAGATATCTGCGATGGAGAGGTTGTAGTATCAGCCCACTCTTCCCCACGTTTGGGAACAGAAGTGCAGAGTCAAACTGAACCTGAAAGCACCGCTGAGGTGAAGGAACATCATggagaagaaggggaggaagaagatAAGTCCGCCAAGGCACGTGCAGAGGCAGAACAGAGAGAAGCGGAGAAAAGGGTTCAGGACGATATTGAGGAGGcagaaaccaaagcagtgggaACATCACCAGATGGACGTTTCTTAAAGTTCGATATAGAAATTGGACGTGGCTCCTTCAAGACGGTCTACAAAGGCTTGGACACTGAGACCACAGTGGAGGTAGCTTGGTGTGAGCTTCAG GATCGTAAGctatcaaagacagagaggcagcGCTTTAAGGAGGAAGCAGGGATGTTAAACGGACTACAGCATCCCAACATTGTGCGCTTTTACGACTCCTGGGAGGGACCGTCCAAAGGCAGGAAGTGCATTGTACTGGTCACTGAGCTCATGACTTCTGGCACTCTGAAAAC ATATCTCAAGCGGTTCAAGGTGATGAAAATTAAAGTGCTGCGTAGCTGGTGTAGACAAATCCTCAAGGGACTTCACTTCCTTCATACACGAGCTCCCCCCATAATCCACAGGGACCTTAAGTGCGACAACATTTTCATCACAGGGCCGACAGGATCCGTCAAGATTGGAGACTTGGGACTTGCCACCCTAAAGCGTGCATCATTTGCCAAGAGTGTAATAG GTACCCCTGAGTTCATGGCGCCTGAGATGTATGAGGAGAAGTACGACGAGTCAGTGGATGTGTATGCCTTTGGAATGTGCATGCTGGAGATGGCCACCTCAGAGTACCCTTACTCAGAGTGCCAGAATGCTGCACAGATCTACCGCAGAGTTACCAGT GGTGTGAAGCCGGGCAGCTTCGACAAGGTGGCCATTCCTGAAGTGAAGGAGATCATCGAGGGATGTATTCGCCAGAACAAGGATGAAAG GTACTCGATTAAGGACCTTCTGAACCACGCCTTCTTCCAGGAGGACACAGGGGTGCGTGTGGAGTTGGCAGAAGAGGATGATGGAGAGATGGAAGCTATCAAGCTGTGGCTGAGAATTGAGGATGTAAAGAAACTGAAGGGAAAATACAAAGACAACGAAGCTATCGAGTTTTCTTTTGACCTCAACAAAGACGTCCCAGAAGTTGTGGCTCAGGAAATG GTGGAGTCTGGTTATGTGTTTGAAGGTGACCACAAGACCATTGCAAAGGCCATCAAGGACAGGGTGTCTCTTATCAGTCGCAAGAGAGCACAGCGACAGCAG GTGAGAGAAGATCAGCAGAAGAGAATTCTGGAGGAGGAACAGCAGAGTCAGATTCCACCTGCACAGCCAACAGGCCAGCTGACGAGCACAGAGGTGCCCCACCCCCAGCCCATTCCCCAGCCCATTCCCCAGCCCATTCCACAGTCTACTTATGTCCCCCCGCAACCAACCCAACACAGCCCACAGATATCTGCCCAACCTGCGTCTCAACAAAGCCTTCCGAGCGCAAACTACAGCACTCCGCAATCGACCCAGCTGACTGGCATGCCACAGGGGGTCCCTTATGTCCCCCACTCAACGGGGCAAGTTCCAGCTTCAGTTCAGGGTCAGAGTGTGGCCCCCGTACAGCCAGAGTCAGAGGAGCCTGAGACTGACCAACCTCACCACACTGGAG GAGACAGACTGCCTGGTTCCTCCGTCCTTCATGAAACCCAGCCTCCTCAGACTGGAATACCGTTTAACCCCTCTCCAAGTCAACACCATCAGCCCCAGGTGTCCGGCCCCCTGTCACAAAATGACCAAACGCAACAGCAGCAGTTGTCAGTG GTTCAACCACAGATACAAGCTGCACAACTTGAAGTTGTTCCAGTTGCACCCAGTGGCCAGTCTGTTCCAGCAGCCACGCCACAG TACGGAGTTTACTACCAATCATCGCTTCCCCCTCAG ATTCCCCCCCAGCAAGTGATAatgcccccctcctctcagccGTCTCCACCCCAACAGCAGCAACATCCAGAGAGCAGCAATTCTCTCCAGAACATCATTCTGCCACAGTCTGCAGCACTACAG gCCCCTGTAAGTGTTTCTCAGTCTTCATCAGCCGAGCAGCCAGCAGGATCCTCGGCTGTTGTCCATCCATTTGTAGAGAG CTGCCTGTCAGATGCAGCTTCAGGTCTAAGCGACGGTAACGATGGAAGCTCCACATCAGGTGGTCGCCACGAGGGGCGCTCGCTGAAGCGTCACCAGAGGCGATCTGTACGCAGCCGCTCCCGCCACGACAAGACTGCAAGAGCCAAGCTGAATGTTCTGAGT ATCTCTAATGTGGGGGACAGAGTGGCCGAGTGCCAGCTAGAAACGCACAACAGGAAGATGGTGACCTTCAAATTTGACCTTGACGGGGATAATCCAGAGGAGATCGCACAGATCATG GTCGAGAGTGAGTTCATCTTGGAGAGCGAGCGAGAGTCCTTCATCGAGCAGGTCCGGGAAGTCATAGAAATGGCTGATGAGAAAGGAGAGGGCATGAAGGAAGGCTTTCCACAG ATAAGTAATCAACAACAGCAGACTGAGCTTTCTGTTCCCATGCTGCCAG gcATTTCCCCCAGTACCACAGCCCAGGTGGTGCATTCGGCAGGACGAAGATTCATAGTCAGCCCAGTGCCAGAGTCTCGTCTTAGAGAGCAGTTCTTTGGAGCTACTTCTGCTAATACCTCCTTTGGAGATGAACTTCCAG CTCCTATGGCATTGGGCCTTTCTCTGTCTGCTCCTTCTGGGACTCTGCAGCAGGCTTTCAATAAAGTAAAGCAGGAACGTTTAGAGAGAGGTAACACCATCGATCCTCCAGCTACTGAGCAACAACCAGAAACTAAACCGTCCAACGAGGCTGCACTCGATCCAAACTCGAACAATGTTCCGCCTCCTCAAGAAGCCGCAGCCTCTACAGCTAGCTCTACATTTCCTGCTGCGTCCTTGTTGCCTTCCTCAACTGGGAGAGTTTCCCCTTTGCCTGTCTCTGCTCAGTCCCAAACTCCAGCCCCCGTCATCAATGATACCAGTCCCTCTCCCCAATCTCTCGGTGAATCGGCCCCCGCACAACTTCTACCAGCCGCCAACCTCCCTCCCTCATCCTCCACTCTTTCTCCTCCATCCGTGCCGACCTCCGTCCCCTCCGTCCCTGTGCCTCAATCGAGCGGCGGTTCTGTCTCTGCACCTTCTGTTGCTGCTAATTCACCCAGCAGTACAGGCACTGTCCCCTCTTCAGAGCAGCAGCCTTTTAACGGTGCTGCTACGTCTTCTCAGCCTATGAATTCGTCCATCCATGCACCTCAGAACACGACCCCCCAGGGTCAGCCTGTTCCTCCTCCCAGTCAGAGTCAGGTCCAGCCACAGCCGACAGAGACAGAAGGGGCTGAGCTCCAGAATAAGACTGGCGGGGATGACATCCAAGCTCTCGATAAGAAGCTACGGTCCCTCTTTAAGGACCAGAGCTCTGCATCCATGGACCCCAGTCAGACCACAggcacctcctctcctcccactgGTACTTGTTCACCCCCACCTGGAGCCGCTCTGCTGCCTCCATCtaacctccccctctcctctgggGTGCAGGGTGTCCTTGGCCCCTCCACCACCCCGGGTGGACATGCTCAGACACCTCCAACTAAGCCCAGGGCACAG actttacCTTCTGGTTTTGATCAAGCTGCTACACCTCCCTCCGACCTTGTACCGCCATTTCCTGGACCAAATCAG GTACAACCCCTGGGCAATTTGGATGCCGAATTGAGGAGAGCTCTGAGCCCTGAGACTGTTCAGGGAGGCAACAGAGTCCAAACCCCGGCTGCAGGTTTCACTCTTGGACGTTTCCAG GTGTCTGTTGCTACTGATGGTGCATCGCACAGAGCACCAGGTCCCTCCAGCCTCGTTTCCTCGTCTTCACTGACACCGTCCTcgacctcctcatcctcttcttctacgTCGTCGTCCGAACCCTCAAGTCCAGAAAACACCCTCCACCGGTCATCCTCTCTGTCCAAAGAGGTTTGTGAAACTGACGCTGTAAACCGAGCCCAGACTGCCACTGATGGTCCCCCCAATCAGCCCACCACTATTGGGCGCTTCCAAGTCTCCACGAGCAGCAACGCTACATCTGAACCAACTGCTGGCTCAAAAGTGGGACGTTTTTCCGTCACAG TGACTCCagctccacctgcaggctccagTCCACCACATGGCTCCGGTGTGCAGAACGGACCCTCCTCTTCACCCTCTGATGCTCATAACACACACCCCCATTACAGCAGCGACAATGACGATGACTCTGAGAACGAGGACGAAGCTTTGCAGAAAGAAATCAGCCGTCTCAGAGAAAA GCACATGATGGAGATCCAGGCCTTGCAGACTCGTCAGAAAGAGGAGATTGAATCCTTGTTCAGTAAGATGGGAAAACCTCCTCCGCCTTCTGTCATCGCACCCGCTGTTGCGATGGCTGGAGGTCGTCGCAGGCGCAAAAGCCACAAGTCGGCACGCAGCAGTGGACAGCCTAGTCCCAATCATTCAG GGTCCCCGATCTCCCCGAGTCTTTACGGGTCACAGTCCTCTGCAAAGCATACTTCCCCCTCAGCATCAATGGCCTCGCAAGAAGCAGGTATCCGGTCTACCATGCAGTCGCTCAGATCCTCTCCATCTATGCCTAGCCTCAGTAGTTGCTCAACAG tatCAAGTGAGACTGGTTCCACAAACGGTTCAAACCACTGTCAGAACCACTCCACCTCCCTGACCCAGGCGAGTGGACCTACTCCTTCTGTCTCTCACACCCAGAAGGGGAAGGGTACTTTCACCGATGACCTGCACCAGCTGGTGGACAACTGGGCCCGGGACGCCAAGAGCCTCTCCCAGGTCAAGAGATGTCCTCGAACCGGGGCTCAGTCTGCACTGGGACACGAG aTAATCCCTCCTGCCAACATGGGCCGCAAATTCTCTGCTCCAGGGTACCTCTGCCCAACTCTTCCCTCACCTTCCAACACGACATCCACCACCAGCAGCACTTCTCACCACCAGAACACGACCAACCCCGCTGTCGCTGTGGGGCCTCGTAAAGGCTCTTTGGGCCCTGTAGCCCAGAGCTTTGGATACACCTCGACCCCTTACAGCGGCTCTCAGTGGGCAGGACCCACAAGCACAGGCCAAGTCAGCATGCTTAACCCCCCGCAGCCACTGACGCAGTACCAGCCGCCCACGACAGCCCCGGTGTCCATGCACCAAAGCTACCACATCGGAGCCACACCAGCCCCTCAGAAATCAGTCGCCCCAGGAGGGTCCAACTTGAGGCCGACATAG